Proteins co-encoded in one Solea senegalensis isolate Sse05_10M linkage group LG8, IFAPA_SoseM_1, whole genome shotgun sequence genomic window:
- the spa17 gene encoding sperm surface protein Sp17 isoform X6, with amino-acid sequence MDCHNQEECSRPQEEEDIMDIPLDDPEANRAAAKIQAGFRGHMTRKKMKPEDKAEGEEVSSTGDVLNGSQGATATGGSGAVESDDTSVPEQ; translated from the exons ATGGACTGTCATAAT CAGGAGGAGTGCAGTCGGCcccaggaggaagaggacatcATGGACATCCCTCTGGACGACCCAGAGGCCAACAGGGCCGCCGCCAAGATCCAGGCTGGCTTCCGTGGTCACATGACCCGCAAGAAGATGAAGCCAGAGGACAAAGCAGAAGGGGAGGAGGTGAGCAGCACCGGGGATGTGCTCAACGGCAGCCAGGGGGCCACAG CGACAGGAGGATCGGGGGCAGTAGAGAGCGATGACACATCTGTGCCAGAACAGTGA
- the spa17 gene encoding sperm surface protein Sp17 isoform X3, protein MATFSNTHLRIPEGFAELLMGLAKEVLRDQPEDIPKYASEYFEVLFKQREESGLDHAEWTAKQESSMTHAFKDSRASAGESASDIRTSKGKSNESTSKNSAEASQLPTTQPNFSEEDHLSESTAEENHGENCNISAEKGFCKEESIKLPLTADVQSDKLSGTEDEKDPMIYKADKSDRAAQETDTSSAIEQDVSVSVSTDRLSFSGVSNLDVCAQELGTAGDGGSDTQESAVVDKEMSESEMEGEENSEVKESAVVPHSGLADHVDICATELGGTERQTVNATGDKDTHCIEEESFKPQPEEAIVQLSLAQFETPEGNQQEVEDQARNTKEEDETDTKASAEETHEGLSHNESALDFNATPEEDSLVEISFEDVPEAQQITEVKEKQPEEKGSVDALQTELLEEMQREEESGLEGVTDSISGMLQHDEPEPEEVVKEFYSEREEIESQLRASDIMKENVVTNCTSLNDSGDDDRAEDDRSISSSHQPSTEVDTTLPEGESGHANEDETKANDSDFDDDETADTVGEDNEDTHAAGDSEVKDEDSDGAAETRSSQALVDLQSDDTLGEKEEKVAQSDSEAQEKSDEVCEEECVGLSRTADGTAADCHHVEEAPPVSEPDTTQQEKNKRTPEQEECSRPQEEEDIMDIPLDDPEANRAAAKIQAGFRGHMTRKKMKPEDKAEGEEVSSTGDVLNGSQGATATGGSGAVESDDTSVPEQ, encoded by the exons ATGGCAACGTTCTCCAACACTCACCTGCGGATCCCGGAAGGATTTGCTGAACTCCTGATGGGACTGGCCAAAGAAGTGTTACGAGACCAGCCGGAAGACATCCCTAAATATGCTTCTGAGTACTTTGAGGTGCTTTTCAAACAACGAGAAG AGAGTGGCTTGGACCATGCCGAGTGGACTGCGAAGCAGGAAAGTAGCATGACCCATGCATTCAAAGATAGTAGG GCTAGTGCTGGAGAGTCTGCATCTGACATCCGAACGTCCAA AGGAAAATCTAATGAGTCCACAAGTAAAAATTCAGCAGAAGCCTCACAACTTCCCACCACTCAACCTAATTTCTCTGAGGAGGATCATTTAAGTGAAAGCACAGCAGAAGAAAATCATGGAGAGAATTGCAATATTTCAGCGGAGAAGGGATTTTGCAAAGAGGAATCTATCAAACTCCCCCTGACTGCAGACGTGCAATCAGATAAACTGAGTGGCACAGAGGACGAGAAAGACCCGATGATATATAAAGCTGATAAATCCGACAGGGCAGCTCAAGAAACAGATACCAGTTCTGCTATAGAGCAGgatgtgtcagtgtctgtgtccacTGACAGGCTATCATTCAGTGGGGTTTCAAATCTAGATGTGTGTGCTCAGGAGTTAGGAACAGCAGGAGATGGTGGAAGTGATACACAAGAAAGTGCCGTTGTTGATAAGGAGATGTCAGAgtcagagatggagggagaggaaaatAGTGAAGTGAAAGAATCAGCGGTCGTTCCACATTCTGGCCTCGCTGATCATGTGGACATTTGTGCAACAGAGCTGGGagggacagaaagacaaacGGTGAATGCCACTGGTGATAAGGATACACACTGCATTGAAGAGGAAAGCTTTAAACCCCAACCAGAAGAGGCTATTGTACAATTATCACTGGCTCAGTTTGAGACACCTGAGGGCAATCAACAAGAGGTAGAAGATCAGGCACGAAACACCAAGGAGGAAGATGAAACAGATACTAAAGCCTCTGCTGAGGAAACACATGAAGGTCTGTCTCATAATGAGAGTGCTTTAGACTTTAATGCTACACCTGAGGAGGATTCATTGGTTGAGATTAGCTTTGAAGATGTTCCAGAGGCTCAGCAGATTACTGAGGTTAAAGAGAAACAGCCAGAGGAAAAGGGCTCAGTTGATGCATTACAGACTGAGCTATTAGAAGAAATGCAACGGGAGGAAGAGTCTGGCTTAGAGGGGGTTACTGATAGTATATCTGGTATGCTACAGCATGATGAACCTGAGCCAGAGGAAGTTGTGAAGGAATTTTACTCTGAAAGGGAGGAAATAGAAAGTCAACTCAGGGCATCTGatataatgaaagaaaatgtggtCACAAATTGCACTAGTTTAAATGACAGCGGGGATGATGACAGGGCTGAAGATGATAGAAGTATCAGCTCATCCCATCAGCCTTCCACTGAAGTAGACACAACACTTCCAGAGGGAGAAAGTGGTCACGCAAATGAAGAt gagacaaaagcaAACGACTCTGACTTTGACGACGACGAGACAGCAGACACAGTTGGAGAAGACAACGAGGACACACATGCAGCGGGTGACAGTGAGGTGAAGGACGAGGACAGCGATGGTGCTGCCGAAACCCGTTCATCACAAGCACTTGTGGATTTACAGTCAGATGATAcactgggagaaaaagaagagaaagttGCCCAAAGTGATTCTGAGGCCCAAGAGAAAAGTGATGAAGTGTGTGAAGAGGAGTGCGTCGGCCTCTCTCGTACTGCAGATGGGACGGCTGCTGACTGTCATCACGTAGAGGAAGCACCACCTGTGTCTGAACCAGACACCACACAGCAAGAGAAGAACAAGAGGACTCCCGAg CAGGAGGAGTGCAGTCGGCcccaggaggaagaggacatcATGGACATCCCTCTGGACGACCCAGAGGCCAACAGGGCCGCCGCCAAGATCCAGGCTGGCTTCCGTGGTCACATGACCCGCAAGAAGATGAAGCCAGAGGACAAAGCAGAAGGGGAGGAGGTGAGCAGCACCGGGGATGTGCTCAACGGCAGCCAGGGGGCCACAG CGACAGGAGGATCGGGGGCAGTAGAGAGCGATGACACATCTGTGCCAGAACAGTGA
- the spa17 gene encoding sperm surface protein Sp17 isoform X4: MATFSNTHLRIPEGFAELLMGLAKEVLRDQPEDIPKYASEYFEVLFKQREESGLDHAEWTAKQESSMTHAFKDSRASAGESASDIRTSKGKSNESTSKNSAEASQLPTTQPNFSEEDHLSESTAEENHGENCNISAEKGFCKEESIKLPLTADVQSDKLSGTEDEKDPMIYKADKSDRAAQETDTSSAIEQDVSVSVSTDRLSFSGVSNLDVCAQELGTAGDGGSDTQESAVVDKEMSESEMEGEENSEVKESAVVPHSGLADHVDICATELGGTERQTVNATGDKDTHCIEEESFKPQPEEAIVQLSLAQFETPEGNQQEVEDQARNTKEEDETDTKASAEETHEGLSHNESALDFNATPEEDSLVEISFEDVPEAQQITEVKEKQPEEKGSVDALQTELLEEMQREEESGLEGVTDSISGMLQHDEPEPEEVVKEFYSEREEIESQLRASDIMKENVVTNCTSLNDSGDDDRAEDDRSISSSHQPSTEVDTTLPEGESGHANEDEKTREDPFSEEETKANDSDFDDDETADTVGEDNEDTHAAGDSEVKDEDSDGAAETRSSQALVDLQSDDTLGEKEEKVAQSDSEAQEKSDEVCEEECVGLSRTADGTAADCHHVEEAPPVSEPDTTQQEKNKRTPEQEECSRPQEEEDIMDIPLDDPEANRAAAKIQAGFRGHMTRKKMKPEDKAEGEERQEDRGQ, from the exons ATGGCAACGTTCTCCAACACTCACCTGCGGATCCCGGAAGGATTTGCTGAACTCCTGATGGGACTGGCCAAAGAAGTGTTACGAGACCAGCCGGAAGACATCCCTAAATATGCTTCTGAGTACTTTGAGGTGCTTTTCAAACAACGAGAAG AGAGTGGCTTGGACCATGCCGAGTGGACTGCGAAGCAGGAAAGTAGCATGACCCATGCATTCAAAGATAGTAGG GCTAGTGCTGGAGAGTCTGCATCTGACATCCGAACGTCCAA AGGAAAATCTAATGAGTCCACAAGTAAAAATTCAGCAGAAGCCTCACAACTTCCCACCACTCAACCTAATTTCTCTGAGGAGGATCATTTAAGTGAAAGCACAGCAGAAGAAAATCATGGAGAGAATTGCAATATTTCAGCGGAGAAGGGATTTTGCAAAGAGGAATCTATCAAACTCCCCCTGACTGCAGACGTGCAATCAGATAAACTGAGTGGCACAGAGGACGAGAAAGACCCGATGATATATAAAGCTGATAAATCCGACAGGGCAGCTCAAGAAACAGATACCAGTTCTGCTATAGAGCAGgatgtgtcagtgtctgtgtccacTGACAGGCTATCATTCAGTGGGGTTTCAAATCTAGATGTGTGTGCTCAGGAGTTAGGAACAGCAGGAGATGGTGGAAGTGATACACAAGAAAGTGCCGTTGTTGATAAGGAGATGTCAGAgtcagagatggagggagaggaaaatAGTGAAGTGAAAGAATCAGCGGTCGTTCCACATTCTGGCCTCGCTGATCATGTGGACATTTGTGCAACAGAGCTGGGagggacagaaagacaaacGGTGAATGCCACTGGTGATAAGGATACACACTGCATTGAAGAGGAAAGCTTTAAACCCCAACCAGAAGAGGCTATTGTACAATTATCACTGGCTCAGTTTGAGACACCTGAGGGCAATCAACAAGAGGTAGAAGATCAGGCACGAAACACCAAGGAGGAAGATGAAACAGATACTAAAGCCTCTGCTGAGGAAACACATGAAGGTCTGTCTCATAATGAGAGTGCTTTAGACTTTAATGCTACACCTGAGGAGGATTCATTGGTTGAGATTAGCTTTGAAGATGTTCCAGAGGCTCAGCAGATTACTGAGGTTAAAGAGAAACAGCCAGAGGAAAAGGGCTCAGTTGATGCATTACAGACTGAGCTATTAGAAGAAATGCAACGGGAGGAAGAGTCTGGCTTAGAGGGGGTTACTGATAGTATATCTGGTATGCTACAGCATGATGAACCTGAGCCAGAGGAAGTTGTGAAGGAATTTTACTCTGAAAGGGAGGAAATAGAAAGTCAACTCAGGGCATCTGatataatgaaagaaaatgtggtCACAAATTGCACTAGTTTAAATGACAGCGGGGATGATGACAGGGCTGAAGATGATAGAAGTATCAGCTCATCCCATCAGCCTTCCACTGAAGTAGACACAACACTTCCAGAGGGAGAAAGTGGTCACGCAAATGAAGAtgagaagacaagagaggatCCTTTTTctgaggaggagacaaaagcaAACGACTCTGACTTTGACGACGACGAGACAGCAGACACAGTTGGAGAAGACAACGAGGACACACATGCAGCGGGTGACAGTGAGGTGAAGGACGAGGACAGCGATGGTGCTGCCGAAACCCGTTCATCACAAGCACTTGTGGATTTACAGTCAGATGATAcactgggagaaaaagaagagaaagttGCCCAAAGTGATTCTGAGGCCCAAGAGAAAAGTGATGAAGTGTGTGAAGAGGAGTGCGTCGGCCTCTCTCGTACTGCAGATGGGACGGCTGCTGACTGTCATCACGTAGAGGAAGCACCACCTGTGTCTGAACCAGACACCACACAGCAAGAGAAGAACAAGAGGACTCCCGAg CAGGAGGAGTGCAGTCGGCcccaggaggaagaggacatcATGGACATCCCTCTGGACGACCCAGAGGCCAACAGGGCCGCCGCCAAGATCCAGGCTGGCTTCCGTGGTCACATGACCCGCAAGAAGATGAAGCCAGAGGACAAAGCAGAAGGGGAGGAG CGACAGGAGGATCGGGGGCAGTAG
- the spa17 gene encoding sperm surface protein Sp17 isoform X2, producing the protein MATFSNTHLRIPEGFAELLMGLAKEVLRDQPEDIPKYASEYFEVLFKQREESGLDHAEWTAKQESSMTHAFKDSRASAGESASDIRTSKGKSNESTSKNSAEASQLPTTQPNFSEEDHLSESTAEENHGENCNISAEKGFCKEESIKLPLTADVQSDKLSGTEDEKDPMIYKADKSDRAAQETDTSSAIEQDVSVSVSTDRLSFSGVSNLDVCAQELGTAGDGGSDTQESAVVDKEMSESEMEGEENSEVKESAVVPHSGLADHVDICATELGGTERQTVNATGDKDTHCIEEESFKPQPEEAIVQLSLAQFETPEGNQQEVEDQARNTKEEDETDTKASAEETHEGLSHNESALDFNATPEEDSLVEISFEDVPEAQQITEVKEKQPEEKGSVDALQTELLEEMQREEESGLEGVTDSISGMLQHDEPEPEEVVKEFYSEREEIESQLRASDIMKENVVTNCTSLNDSGDDDRAEDDRSISSSHQPSTEVDTTLPEGESGHANEDEKTREDPFSEEETKANDSDFDDDETADTVGEDNEDTHAAGDSEVKDEDSDGAAETRSSQALVDLQSDDTLGEKEEKVAQSDSEAQEKSDEVCEEECVGLSRTADGTAADCHHVEEAPPVSEPDTTQQEKNKRTPEEECSRPQEEEDIMDIPLDDPEANRAAAKIQAGFRGHMTRKKMKPEDKAEGEEVSSTGDVLNGSQGATATGGSGAVESDDTSVPEQ; encoded by the exons ATGGCAACGTTCTCCAACACTCACCTGCGGATCCCGGAAGGATTTGCTGAACTCCTGATGGGACTGGCCAAAGAAGTGTTACGAGACCAGCCGGAAGACATCCCTAAATATGCTTCTGAGTACTTTGAGGTGCTTTTCAAACAACGAGAAG AGAGTGGCTTGGACCATGCCGAGTGGACTGCGAAGCAGGAAAGTAGCATGACCCATGCATTCAAAGATAGTAGG GCTAGTGCTGGAGAGTCTGCATCTGACATCCGAACGTCCAA AGGAAAATCTAATGAGTCCACAAGTAAAAATTCAGCAGAAGCCTCACAACTTCCCACCACTCAACCTAATTTCTCTGAGGAGGATCATTTAAGTGAAAGCACAGCAGAAGAAAATCATGGAGAGAATTGCAATATTTCAGCGGAGAAGGGATTTTGCAAAGAGGAATCTATCAAACTCCCCCTGACTGCAGACGTGCAATCAGATAAACTGAGTGGCACAGAGGACGAGAAAGACCCGATGATATATAAAGCTGATAAATCCGACAGGGCAGCTCAAGAAACAGATACCAGTTCTGCTATAGAGCAGgatgtgtcagtgtctgtgtccacTGACAGGCTATCATTCAGTGGGGTTTCAAATCTAGATGTGTGTGCTCAGGAGTTAGGAACAGCAGGAGATGGTGGAAGTGATACACAAGAAAGTGCCGTTGTTGATAAGGAGATGTCAGAgtcagagatggagggagaggaaaatAGTGAAGTGAAAGAATCAGCGGTCGTTCCACATTCTGGCCTCGCTGATCATGTGGACATTTGTGCAACAGAGCTGGGagggacagaaagacaaacGGTGAATGCCACTGGTGATAAGGATACACACTGCATTGAAGAGGAAAGCTTTAAACCCCAACCAGAAGAGGCTATTGTACAATTATCACTGGCTCAGTTTGAGACACCTGAGGGCAATCAACAAGAGGTAGAAGATCAGGCACGAAACACCAAGGAGGAAGATGAAACAGATACTAAAGCCTCTGCTGAGGAAACACATGAAGGTCTGTCTCATAATGAGAGTGCTTTAGACTTTAATGCTACACCTGAGGAGGATTCATTGGTTGAGATTAGCTTTGAAGATGTTCCAGAGGCTCAGCAGATTACTGAGGTTAAAGAGAAACAGCCAGAGGAAAAGGGCTCAGTTGATGCATTACAGACTGAGCTATTAGAAGAAATGCAACGGGAGGAAGAGTCTGGCTTAGAGGGGGTTACTGATAGTATATCTGGTATGCTACAGCATGATGAACCTGAGCCAGAGGAAGTTGTGAAGGAATTTTACTCTGAAAGGGAGGAAATAGAAAGTCAACTCAGGGCATCTGatataatgaaagaaaatgtggtCACAAATTGCACTAGTTTAAATGACAGCGGGGATGATGACAGGGCTGAAGATGATAGAAGTATCAGCTCATCCCATCAGCCTTCCACTGAAGTAGACACAACACTTCCAGAGGGAGAAAGTGGTCACGCAAATGAAGAtgagaagacaagagaggatCCTTTTTctgaggaggagacaaaagcaAACGACTCTGACTTTGACGACGACGAGACAGCAGACACAGTTGGAGAAGACAACGAGGACACACATGCAGCGGGTGACAGTGAGGTGAAGGACGAGGACAGCGATGGTGCTGCCGAAACCCGTTCATCACAAGCACTTGTGGATTTACAGTCAGATGATAcactgggagaaaaagaagagaaagttGCCCAAAGTGATTCTGAGGCCCAAGAGAAAAGTGATGAAGTGTGTGAAGAGGAGTGCGTCGGCCTCTCTCGTACTGCAGATGGGACGGCTGCTGACTGTCATCACGTAGAGGAAGCACCACCTGTGTCTGAACCAGACACCACACAGCAAGAGAAGAACAAGAGGACTCCCGAg GAGGAGTGCAGTCGGCcccaggaggaagaggacatcATGGACATCCCTCTGGACGACCCAGAGGCCAACAGGGCCGCCGCCAAGATCCAGGCTGGCTTCCGTGGTCACATGACCCGCAAGAAGATGAAGCCAGAGGACAAAGCAGAAGGGGAGGAGGTGAGCAGCACCGGGGATGTGCTCAACGGCAGCCAGGGGGCCACAG CGACAGGAGGATCGGGGGCAGTAGAGAGCGATGACACATCTGTGCCAGAACAGTGA
- the spa17 gene encoding sperm surface protein Sp17 isoform X5 has protein sequence MATFSNTHLRIPEGFAELLMGLAKEVLRDQPEDIPKYASEYFEVLFKQREESGLDHAEWTAKQESSMTHAFKDSRASAGESASDIRTSKGKSNESTSKNSAEASQLPTTQPNFSEEDHLSESTAEENHGENCNISAEKGFCKEESIKLPLTADVQSDKLSGTEDEKDPMIYKADKSDRAAQETDTSSAIEQDVSVSVSTDRLSFSGVSNLDVCAQELGTAGDGGSDTQESAVVDKEMSESEMEGEENSEVKESAVVPHSGLADHVDICATELGGTERQTVNATGDKDTHCIEEESFKPQPEEAIVQLSLAQFETPEGNQQEVEDQARNTKEEDETDTKASAEETHEGLSHNESALDFNATPEEDSLVEISFEDVPEAQQITEVKEKQPEEKGSVDALQTELLEEMQREEESGLEGVTDSISGMLQHDEPEPEEVVKEFYSEREEIESQLRASDIMKENVVTNCTSLNDSGDDDRAEDDRSISSSHQPSTEVDTTLPEGESGHANEDEKTREDPFSEEETKANDSDFDDDETADTVGEDNEDTHAAGDSEVKDEDSDGAAETRSSQALVDLQSDDTLGEKEEKVAQSDSEAQEKSDEVCEEECVGLSRTADGTAADCHHVEEAPPVSEPDTTQQEKNKRTPEQAEDLYSYIYHRAVPLTKLQSEHSLFLSWFQVA, from the exons ATGGCAACGTTCTCCAACACTCACCTGCGGATCCCGGAAGGATTTGCTGAACTCCTGATGGGACTGGCCAAAGAAGTGTTACGAGACCAGCCGGAAGACATCCCTAAATATGCTTCTGAGTACTTTGAGGTGCTTTTCAAACAACGAGAAG AGAGTGGCTTGGACCATGCCGAGTGGACTGCGAAGCAGGAAAGTAGCATGACCCATGCATTCAAAGATAGTAGG GCTAGTGCTGGAGAGTCTGCATCTGACATCCGAACGTCCAA AGGAAAATCTAATGAGTCCACAAGTAAAAATTCAGCAGAAGCCTCACAACTTCCCACCACTCAACCTAATTTCTCTGAGGAGGATCATTTAAGTGAAAGCACAGCAGAAGAAAATCATGGAGAGAATTGCAATATTTCAGCGGAGAAGGGATTTTGCAAAGAGGAATCTATCAAACTCCCCCTGACTGCAGACGTGCAATCAGATAAACTGAGTGGCACAGAGGACGAGAAAGACCCGATGATATATAAAGCTGATAAATCCGACAGGGCAGCTCAAGAAACAGATACCAGTTCTGCTATAGAGCAGgatgtgtcagtgtctgtgtccacTGACAGGCTATCATTCAGTGGGGTTTCAAATCTAGATGTGTGTGCTCAGGAGTTAGGAACAGCAGGAGATGGTGGAAGTGATACACAAGAAAGTGCCGTTGTTGATAAGGAGATGTCAGAgtcagagatggagggagaggaaaatAGTGAAGTGAAAGAATCAGCGGTCGTTCCACATTCTGGCCTCGCTGATCATGTGGACATTTGTGCAACAGAGCTGGGagggacagaaagacaaacGGTGAATGCCACTGGTGATAAGGATACACACTGCATTGAAGAGGAAAGCTTTAAACCCCAACCAGAAGAGGCTATTGTACAATTATCACTGGCTCAGTTTGAGACACCTGAGGGCAATCAACAAGAGGTAGAAGATCAGGCACGAAACACCAAGGAGGAAGATGAAACAGATACTAAAGCCTCTGCTGAGGAAACACATGAAGGTCTGTCTCATAATGAGAGTGCTTTAGACTTTAATGCTACACCTGAGGAGGATTCATTGGTTGAGATTAGCTTTGAAGATGTTCCAGAGGCTCAGCAGATTACTGAGGTTAAAGAGAAACAGCCAGAGGAAAAGGGCTCAGTTGATGCATTACAGACTGAGCTATTAGAAGAAATGCAACGGGAGGAAGAGTCTGGCTTAGAGGGGGTTACTGATAGTATATCTGGTATGCTACAGCATGATGAACCTGAGCCAGAGGAAGTTGTGAAGGAATTTTACTCTGAAAGGGAGGAAATAGAAAGTCAACTCAGGGCATCTGatataatgaaagaaaatgtggtCACAAATTGCACTAGTTTAAATGACAGCGGGGATGATGACAGGGCTGAAGATGATAGAAGTATCAGCTCATCCCATCAGCCTTCCACTGAAGTAGACACAACACTTCCAGAGGGAGAAAGTGGTCACGCAAATGAAGAtgagaagacaagagaggatCCTTTTTctgaggaggagacaaaagcaAACGACTCTGACTTTGACGACGACGAGACAGCAGACACAGTTGGAGAAGACAACGAGGACACACATGCAGCGGGTGACAGTGAGGTGAAGGACGAGGACAGCGATGGTGCTGCCGAAACCCGTTCATCACAAGCACTTGTGGATTTACAGTCAGATGATAcactgggagaaaaagaagagaaagttGCCCAAAGTGATTCTGAGGCCCAAGAGAAAAGTGATGAAGTGTGTGAAGAGGAGTGCGTCGGCCTCTCTCGTACTGCAGATGGGACGGCTGCTGACTGTCATCACGTAGAGGAAGCACCACCTGTGTCTGAACCAGACACCACACAGCAAGAGAAGAACAAGAGGACTCCCGAg CAGGCTGAGGATCtatattcatacatttatcATAGAGCAGTGCCTCTAACCAAGCTGCAGTCTGAACACTCTCTGTTCCTATCCTGGTTTCAGGTAGCCTAA
- the spa17 gene encoding sperm surface protein Sp17 isoform X1, which yields MATFSNTHLRIPEGFAELLMGLAKEVLRDQPEDIPKYASEYFEVLFKQREESGLDHAEWTAKQESSMTHAFKDSRASAGESASDIRTSKGKSNESTSKNSAEASQLPTTQPNFSEEDHLSESTAEENHGENCNISAEKGFCKEESIKLPLTADVQSDKLSGTEDEKDPMIYKADKSDRAAQETDTSSAIEQDVSVSVSTDRLSFSGVSNLDVCAQELGTAGDGGSDTQESAVVDKEMSESEMEGEENSEVKESAVVPHSGLADHVDICATELGGTERQTVNATGDKDTHCIEEESFKPQPEEAIVQLSLAQFETPEGNQQEVEDQARNTKEEDETDTKASAEETHEGLSHNESALDFNATPEEDSLVEISFEDVPEAQQITEVKEKQPEEKGSVDALQTELLEEMQREEESGLEGVTDSISGMLQHDEPEPEEVVKEFYSEREEIESQLRASDIMKENVVTNCTSLNDSGDDDRAEDDRSISSSHQPSTEVDTTLPEGESGHANEDEKTREDPFSEEETKANDSDFDDDETADTVGEDNEDTHAAGDSEVKDEDSDGAAETRSSQALVDLQSDDTLGEKEEKVAQSDSEAQEKSDEVCEEECVGLSRTADGTAADCHHVEEAPPVSEPDTTQQEKNKRTPEQEECSRPQEEEDIMDIPLDDPEANRAAAKIQAGFRGHMTRKKMKPEDKAEGEEVSSTGDVLNGSQGATATGGSGAVESDDTSVPEQ from the exons ATGGCAACGTTCTCCAACACTCACCTGCGGATCCCGGAAGGATTTGCTGAACTCCTGATGGGACTGGCCAAAGAAGTGTTACGAGACCAGCCGGAAGACATCCCTAAATATGCTTCTGAGTACTTTGAGGTGCTTTTCAAACAACGAGAAG AGAGTGGCTTGGACCATGCCGAGTGGACTGCGAAGCAGGAAAGTAGCATGACCCATGCATTCAAAGATAGTAGG GCTAGTGCTGGAGAGTCTGCATCTGACATCCGAACGTCCAA AGGAAAATCTAATGAGTCCACAAGTAAAAATTCAGCAGAAGCCTCACAACTTCCCACCACTCAACCTAATTTCTCTGAGGAGGATCATTTAAGTGAAAGCACAGCAGAAGAAAATCATGGAGAGAATTGCAATATTTCAGCGGAGAAGGGATTTTGCAAAGAGGAATCTATCAAACTCCCCCTGACTGCAGACGTGCAATCAGATAAACTGAGTGGCACAGAGGACGAGAAAGACCCGATGATATATAAAGCTGATAAATCCGACAGGGCAGCTCAAGAAACAGATACCAGTTCTGCTATAGAGCAGgatgtgtcagtgtctgtgtccacTGACAGGCTATCATTCAGTGGGGTTTCAAATCTAGATGTGTGTGCTCAGGAGTTAGGAACAGCAGGAGATGGTGGAAGTGATACACAAGAAAGTGCCGTTGTTGATAAGGAGATGTCAGAgtcagagatggagggagaggaaaatAGTGAAGTGAAAGAATCAGCGGTCGTTCCACATTCTGGCCTCGCTGATCATGTGGACATTTGTGCAACAGAGCTGGGagggacagaaagacaaacGGTGAATGCCACTGGTGATAAGGATACACACTGCATTGAAGAGGAAAGCTTTAAACCCCAACCAGAAGAGGCTATTGTACAATTATCACTGGCTCAGTTTGAGACACCTGAGGGCAATCAACAAGAGGTAGAAGATCAGGCACGAAACACCAAGGAGGAAGATGAAACAGATACTAAAGCCTCTGCTGAGGAAACACATGAAGGTCTGTCTCATAATGAGAGTGCTTTAGACTTTAATGCTACACCTGAGGAGGATTCATTGGTTGAGATTAGCTTTGAAGATGTTCCAGAGGCTCAGCAGATTACTGAGGTTAAAGAGAAACAGCCAGAGGAAAAGGGCTCAGTTGATGCATTACAGACTGAGCTATTAGAAGAAATGCAACGGGAGGAAGAGTCTGGCTTAGAGGGGGTTACTGATAGTATATCTGGTATGCTACAGCATGATGAACCTGAGCCAGAGGAAGTTGTGAAGGAATTTTACTCTGAAAGGGAGGAAATAGAAAGTCAACTCAGGGCATCTGatataatgaaagaaaatgtggtCACAAATTGCACTAGTTTAAATGACAGCGGGGATGATGACAGGGCTGAAGATGATAGAAGTATCAGCTCATCCCATCAGCCTTCCACTGAAGTAGACACAACACTTCCAGAGGGAGAAAGTGGTCACGCAAATGAAGAtgagaagacaagagaggatCCTTTTTctgaggaggagacaaaagcaAACGACTCTGACTTTGACGACGACGAGACAGCAGACACAGTTGGAGAAGACAACGAGGACACACATGCAGCGGGTGACAGTGAGGTGAAGGACGAGGACAGCGATGGTGCTGCCGAAACCCGTTCATCACAAGCACTTGTGGATTTACAGTCAGATGATAcactgggagaaaaagaagagaaagttGCCCAAAGTGATTCTGAGGCCCAAGAGAAAAGTGATGAAGTGTGTGAAGAGGAGTGCGTCGGCCTCTCTCGTACTGCAGATGGGACGGCTGCTGACTGTCATCACGTAGAGGAAGCACCACCTGTGTCTGAACCAGACACCACACAGCAAGAGAAGAACAAGAGGACTCCCGAg CAGGAGGAGTGCAGTCGGCcccaggaggaagaggacatcATGGACATCCCTCTGGACGACCCAGAGGCCAACAGGGCCGCCGCCAAGATCCAGGCTGGCTTCCGTGGTCACATGACCCGCAAGAAGATGAAGCCAGAGGACAAAGCAGAAGGGGAGGAGGTGAGCAGCACCGGGGATGTGCTCAACGGCAGCCAGGGGGCCACAG CGACAGGAGGATCGGGGGCAGTAGAGAGCGATGACACATCTGTGCCAGAACAGTGA